The following coding sequences are from one Arcobacter nitrofigilis DSM 7299 window:
- a CDS encoding M48 family metallopeptidase produces MKKYILILLLFFSLVGCTNKAPFTNRSQMILISKDQELALGEKSYEDTLKKSEVITNTKESKKIKEIGQKIAKVVNRKDYKWEFNLVKNKEKNAFCLPGGKVVVYTGILSVAKNDDQLATVMSHEIAHALARHGAERMTTGMLAQGAQVLGNIVLGSQAPEYTNAFNAAYGLGTQYGVLLPYGRMQESEADEIGIHLMYKAGYNIDEALKFWQNMSKGKKESIEFLSTHPNSSTRIADISKVIQEIKKNKR; encoded by the coding sequence TTTTGTTTTTTTCACTAGTTGGATGTACAAATAAAGCTCCCTTTACAAATAGGTCTCAAATGATTTTAATATCTAAAGATCAAGAGTTAGCTTTAGGTGAAAAATCTTATGAAGATACACTAAAAAAATCTGAAGTAATAACAAATACAAAAGAATCAAAAAAAATAAAAGAGATAGGTCAAAAAATTGCAAAAGTAGTCAATAGAAAAGATTACAAGTGGGAATTTAATTTAGTAAAAAATAAAGAAAAAAATGCCTTTTGCCTTCCGGGAGGAAAAGTTGTAGTTTATACAGGAATACTAAGTGTTGCTAAAAATGATGATCAATTAGCAACTGTAATGTCCCATGAGATTGCCCATGCACTTGCACGTCATGGTGCTGAGAGAATGACAACGGGAATGTTAGCCCAAGGAGCACAAGTATTAGGAAATATTGTATTAGGTTCTCAAGCACCAGAATATACAAATGCCTTCAACGCAGCGTATGGATTAGGAACCCAATATGGAGTTCTACTACCTTATGGAAGAATGCAAGAGAGTGAAGCTGATGAGATAGGAATACATCTTATGTATAAAGCTGGATACAACATTGATGAGGCTTTAAAATTTTGGCAAAATATGAGTAAAGGTAAAAAAGAATCAATTGAATTTTTATCAACACACCCAAATTCTAGTACAAGAATTGCAGATATTTCTAAAGTAATACAAGAGATTAAAAAGAATAAAAGATAA